The DNA region CGCATGCTCGCCGACGGCTTCACCGGCATCGCCAACAACACGTCGTACGACGCGTGGACGCCGGCGCGCGCCTACCAGCACTACCACGGCGCGATCCGCATCCTCACCGAGACGGCGAGCGCGCAGCTGGCGACGCCCGTGCGCATCCCGTTCGACTCGCTGCGCGGCGGCTACAACGTCGACGCCAAGGTCGCCAACGTCGACTTCCTCGCGCCGTGGGGCGGGGGCGCGTGGGGGATCGGCGACATCGTGAAGTACCAGACCGCGGCCAGCTGGGCGCTGCTGGCGCAGGCGGCCGACGACCGCGCGCAGTGGCTGCAGAGCTTCGCGCGCGTGCAGGCGAACGCGGTGGCGGGGAAGCGCGCGCCCGGCCGCGCGAGCTGGCCGTCGACGATCGTGATCCCCGCGCAGCCCGCGCGCGACACCGCCGTCAACGCCGTCGTGCGCATCCTGCAGCGCGGCCAGGTGGAGCTGCGCCGCGCGACCGCCGCGTTCACCGCGAACAGGAAGAGCTATCCCGCGGGCTCGCTGCTGATCCACACGGCGCAGCCGTACGGCGCGTTCGCGAAGGCGCTGCTGGAGCCGCAGCAGTACCCGAACCTGCGCGAGTATCCGGGCGGCCCGCCGAAGCGCCCGTACGACGTCACCGCGCACACGCTGCCGCTGCTCTACGGGCTCGACGTCGCGTTCGTGCAGGACTCGGTGACCGCCGCCAGCACCCCGCTCGCGCCGCAGGCGCAGACGCGCTGGGTCGCGCGCGGGCTCTCGGACAGCAAGGCGCGCCGCGTCGGCATCTTCCGCAACGCCTCCGCGTCGATGGACGAGGGGTGGACGCGCTGGCTGCTCGACCAGCACCGCATCCCGTACACGATGGCGACCGCGCGCGACCTGCGCGCCGGCAACCTCGCGTCGCGCTTCGACGTGATCCTCCTCCCCGAGCAGGCGGCGCGGCAGATCGCGCGCGGTCCCGCCGGCGCGTATCCCGACTCGCTCAAGGGCGGCGTCGGCGAGGAAGGGGCCGCGGCGCTGAAGCAGTTCGTCGAGGCGGGCGGCACGCTGGTCGCGCTCAACGACGCCAGCGAGTACGCGATCGAGGCGCTGCAGCTGCCCGTGAAGAACGTGCTCGCCGAGCTGCGGCCGACGCAGTTCTACGCGCCGGGCTCGATCTTCCGGGTGGAGCTGGACCGCGCGCACCCGCTGGCCGCCGGCTACACCGCGCCGCAGCAGATGGTGTGGTTCGAGGCGAGCCCCGCGTTCGAGATCACCGATCCGTCGCGCG from Roseisolibacter agri includes:
- a CDS encoding M14 family metallopeptidase is translated as MRRPLAAALLAAAALAHPRAAAAQAALPTPAAFLGFEPGDDRKLPQWKQVVDYFQALDKASPRVTVRTLGKTTLGRPFLAAFFADSATLANLPRYEEIQRKLADPRLLSGDAERRQLIADGKVVVLVTSSIHSTEVGGFLSPLRLAERLAGGEDEEAQAIRKNAIVIMVPSLNPDGMDIVTDWYKSSLGTPWEGSGPPTLYHHYTGHDNNRDWYAFTQVETQMVVDSLYGKWHPQVANDIHQQGGGGSRIFIPPYMDPIEPNIDPVLMAGVAQMGKAMTWRMLADGFTGIANNTSYDAWTPARAYQHYHGAIRILTETASAQLATPVRIPFDSLRGGYNVDAKVANVDFLAPWGGGAWGIGDIVKYQTAASWALLAQAADDRAQWLQSFARVQANAVAGKRAPGRASWPSTIVIPAQPARDTAVNAVVRILQRGQVELRRATAAFTANRKSYPAGSLLIHTAQPYGAFAKALLEPQQYPNLREYPGGPPKRPYDVTAHTLPLLYGLDVAFVQDSVTAASTPLAPQAQTRWVARGLSDSKARRVGIFRNASASMDEGWTRWLLDQHRIPYTMATARDLRAGNLASRFDVILLPEQAARQIARGPAGAYPDSLKGGVGEEGAAALKQFVEAGGTLVALNDASEYAIEALQLPVKNVLAELRPTQFYAPGSIFRVELDRAHPLAAGYTAPQQMVWFEASPAFEITDPSRASVVARYPAQGDPLLSGWLLGAEKIAGRAAMVDVAMGKGHVVLFGFRPQYRAQSMATYPLLWNALRPIPSGGMRVTKAVETR